The genomic window GGCTACGGCGACACGGCGGTGGCGGAATCCGCGATCGCGCTGATGTGGGCCTCCGCCCGGGTCATCGCGATGATGGATCGCGAGATGCGCGGCGGCAACTGGCTGCGCGAGGACGGCATGCAGCTCACCGGCAAGACGCTCGGACTGATCGGCTTCGGCGGCATTGCCGCGGAAGTTGCACGCATTGCGTCCGGCAGCGGCATGAAGGTGATCGCCTGGAACCGCTCGCCGAAGAGCTGTCCTGGCGTGGAATTCACCGATCTCGACACCGTGCTGGCAAGGAGCGACGTGGTGTCGCTGCATCTGCTGCTCAACGATGAGACGCGCGGCATGATCACGCGCGAGAAGATCCTTGCGATGAAGCGTGGTGTCATCCTCATCAATACCGCCCGCGCCGCGATCGTCGACGAGGCTGCGATGATCGACGCGCTGAAGTCGGGCCACATCCGCCATGCCGGTCTCGACGTCTTCAACATCGAGCCGCTGCCCGGCGATCATCCGCTGACAAAATTGCCGAACGTGACATTGTCGGCGCATTCCGCCTTCCGCACGCCGGAGGCGAGCGAAAACCTGATTGAAGCGGCGTGGGAGCACTGCCGCCGAATCGTAAGTTCGTAGGGTGGGTTAGCGAAGCGTAACGCACCGCTGTCTATTTCCGCTGGGGCAGAAGAGGTGGGTTACGGCTTCGCCTAACCCGCCCTACGCCCCCCCGCCGGATCGTAAGAGGATAAGAGCAATAACAAATGGCCGACTATCGCACCATCAAGGCAGAGCCGCTCACCAGTGTCATCTATGCCATCGCCAAGGCCGGCGGATCCACCGATCGCGAAGCCGAGCTGGTCTCCACCAACCTCGTCGAAGCGAATCTGAAAGGCCACGACTCGCACGGCGTCGGCATGATTCCGCGCTATGCCGAGGCGGTCGCCGAGGGCGGTCTCGCCATCAACCAGCACGTCAAGATCGTGATGGACACTGGCCCCCTGCTGACCCTCGACGGCCTGACCGGCTACGGCCAGGTGATGGGTCATGAGGCGATGGAGCTCGGCGCCGAGCGCGCCAAGCGCAACGGCGTCTGCGTCGTCGGCCTCTCCAACTCGCACCATATCGGCCGCATCGGCCACTGGGCCGAGCAGTGCATCGACCACGGGCTGGTCTCGATCCACTTCGTCAACGTGATCTCGCGCCCGATCGTGGCGCCCTGGGGCGGCAGCGATGCGCGCCACGGCACCAACCCCTTCTGCGTCGGCATCCCGCGCGCGGGCCACGAGCCGATCGTGCTCGACTTCGCCACCAGCAAGATCGCGCAGGGCAAGACCCGCGTCGCTCACAACAAGGGCGTCGCGCTCGAGCCCGGCACCATCATCGACAACGAGGGAAAACCAACGACGAACCCGCGTTACACCGTGATCGCGCCGCACGGCGCCATCCTGCCGTTCGGCGAGCACAAGGGCTCCGGCCTCGCACTGGTGTGCGAAATCCTGGGTGGCGCGCTCTCGGGTGGCGAGGTTGTCAAGGGTCCGGCCGACGGCAAGCGCCGCGTCCTCAACGGCATGCTCTCGATCATCATCGATCCCAACAAGCTCGGCACCGGCGAGAACCTCGCTCGCGAAGTCGAGAGCTTCGTCGCCTGGCACACCGGCTCGCCACCCGCCCCCGGCGTCGACAAGGTGAAGATTGCCGGCGAGCCCGAACGCGAAATCAAGAAGCAGCGGCTGGCCGAAGGCATTCCGGTCGATCCGAACACCTGGCAGGAAATTCTGGATGCCGGGAAGCGGTTCGGGCTGGATCGGGCCGCAATCGAGAAGATCGTGGGGTAAGTAATCTGCTGCGCGGGAATGGAAGAGTCATTTTCCGCGCTGCCCTCCCTTCTCCCCTTGTGGGAGAAGGTGGCATAGGCGGCCTTCGGCTGCCGTTCTTGGGAACGCCGATGCTTCGCATCGGCTATGGTGCCGGATGAGGGGTTCGCTCCACGAGGTGTCCTTCAAATGAGAGGCCTGTCTCCGCGGATAGAGACCCCTCACCCGGCCTCGATGCTCCGCATCGAAGCCACCCTCTCCCACAAGGGGAGAGGGTGAAGCACCGAGCTAGTCGACCATCTCCGCGACGGCCTTGCCGCAGGCCGCCGTGTCGGCGTTACCGCCGAGGTCCTTGGTCCGGAGCGTGCGTTCGGCGAGCGTGCGCTCGATCGCCTCGACGATCGACTTGCCGGCTTCCTTCTCGCCGAGATGTT from Bradyrhizobium zhanjiangense includes these protein-coding regions:
- a CDS encoding NAD(P)-dependent oxidoreductase, with product MRGVFVDANETLAVIMERLEKPGDPKVRIHRNPDIKPEQYPDILDGAEIAIVDHTALPTDVAKRCAGLKHVVFLGTGARSYMNPEELAELGISVHLIKGYGDTAVAESAIALMWASARVIAMMDREMRGGNWLREDGMQLTGKTLGLIGFGGIAAEVARIASGSGMKVIAWNRSPKSCPGVEFTDLDTVLARSDVVSLHLLLNDETRGMITREKILAMKRGVILINTARAAIVDEAAMIDALKSGHIRHAGLDVFNIEPLPGDHPLTKLPNVTLSAHSAFRTPEASENLIEAAWEHCRRIVSS
- a CDS encoding malate/lactate/ureidoglycolate dehydrogenase translates to MADYRTIKAEPLTSVIYAIAKAGGSTDREAELVSTNLVEANLKGHDSHGVGMIPRYAEAVAEGGLAINQHVKIVMDTGPLLTLDGLTGYGQVMGHEAMELGAERAKRNGVCVVGLSNSHHIGRIGHWAEQCIDHGLVSIHFVNVISRPIVAPWGGSDARHGTNPFCVGIPRAGHEPIVLDFATSKIAQGKTRVAHNKGVALEPGTIIDNEGKPTTNPRYTVIAPHGAILPFGEHKGSGLALVCEILGGALSGGEVVKGPADGKRRVLNGMLSIIIDPNKLGTGENLAREVESFVAWHTGSPPAPGVDKVKIAGEPEREIKKQRLAEGIPVDPNTWQEILDAGKRFGLDRAAIEKIVG